A genomic window from Deltaproteobacteria bacterium includes:
- a CDS encoding DUF4097 family beta strand repeat protein: protein MTRTVLLVGLLAALIRPAGAESLEGDRLSRTLDVGKQPTVEVQSPAGEIRASSAEQRRVELKVVKEGGTPAARAALKVELTADARQVRLKAQCSAEGLCTGVKVLVQLRVPSDASFSAALLNGPIKVAGRLTAVSARTMNGPIEVHGVGRATLDLQSVNGGVSGSGLSGRIAVRTVNGAVRLQLVAPLKEAVGVSTVNGKVQLYVDGKASATVQAATVTGQLRSTLPLSQAEKSSRHLKGRLGAGGPNLVARTVNGAIELHPK, encoded by the coding sequence GTGACACGCACCGTCCTGCTCGTCGGTCTGCTGGCCGCGCTGATCCGTCCCGCCGGCGCGGAGTCGCTCGAGGGAGACCGCCTGAGCCGAACGCTCGACGTGGGCAAGCAACCCACCGTCGAGGTGCAGAGCCCCGCGGGAGAGATCCGCGCCAGCAGCGCCGAGCAGCGCCGCGTCGAGCTCAAGGTGGTCAAAGAAGGGGGGACCCCTGCCGCCCGCGCCGCGCTGAAGGTGGAGCTGACGGCCGACGCCCGGCAGGTGCGGCTCAAGGCCCAGTGCTCGGCCGAGGGGCTCTGCACCGGGGTGAAGGTGCTCGTGCAGCTCCGCGTGCCCAGCGACGCGTCGTTCTCGGCCGCCCTGCTGAACGGCCCGATCAAGGTGGCCGGCCGCCTGACGGCCGTGAGCGCGCGCACCATGAACGGGCCGATCGAGGTGCACGGGGTCGGCCGGGCGACCCTCGACCTGCAGTCCGTCAACGGCGGGGTGAGCGGCAGCGGCCTGTCGGGGCGCATCGCCGTGCGCACGGTGAACGGCGCGGTGCGGCTGCAGCTCGTCGCGCCATTGAAGGAGGCCGTGGGGGTGAGCACGGTGAACGGCAAGGTGCAGCTCTACGTGGACGGCAAGGCCTCGGCCACGGTGCAGGCGGCCACCGTCACCGGCCAGCTCCGGAGCACGCTGCCCCTGTCGCAGGCCGAGAAGTCCAGCCGGCACCTCAAGGGGCGCCTCGGCGCGGGAGGCCCCAACCTGGTCGCGCGGACCGTGAACGGGGCCATCGAGCTCCATCCGAAGTAG
- a CDS encoding acetyl-CoA hydrolase/transferase family protein, with amino-acid sequence MASTNSKDLTAHRLGGQPLVGNSGGGRGQGLSELRRGPSSRRAAVALAALALGALVGLAPLPGIAPAAHAEGKRGLVSRVVRALTVRPKNVDARTAAALIQPGDRVIVPVGQVTPLALLSALAERAATPGSGFSAERPVKLVCMTNYAPSALFDAEGRIQPYSLFIGPNSRASLAQGLGDFIPVMFSRIPGMIREGTIPSDVAVLEVSPPDRLGFVTLGPTAGFTQAALEKSRLVIAQVNRHLPVTHGKTRVHVSQLDYLVRADEEMPAPHAAEMTGLDRQIAGHIFSLVLSKQPAPAKTALGRLVERAKRKLGLGPMPSFQFGIGAIPDAVAQMAAEAAGLEACRIRTELIGPGTQKLVESGKVRGKVRYTFGMGDAAFLRWVHQNKKLDARPVDELNDPARISRIDHVVAINSALKVDLLGQISAHRVDGTWYSGVGGQLDFMRGALHSKGGMGIIALRSTAMVRDGQGGRKRESKIVVSLNEGDAVTSTMHDVKYVVTEHGVAALDGKSAVERARALIAVAHPDFRAELTASLEAQLARSREKAATRAAH; translated from the coding sequence ATGGCCAGCACAAACTCGAAGGATCTCACGGCGCATCGCCTCGGAGGTCAGCCTCTCGTGGGCAACTCCGGCGGTGGCAGGGGTCAGGGGCTCTCCGAACTTCGACGAGGGCCGTCCTCTCGACGGGCGGCCGTGGCCCTGGCCGCCCTGGCTCTCGGCGCGCTGGTCGGCCTCGCCCCCCTCCCGGGCATCGCCCCTGCCGCGCACGCGGAGGGGAAGAGGGGCCTCGTCTCGCGCGTGGTGCGGGCCCTCACCGTGCGGCCCAAGAACGTGGACGCGAGGACCGCCGCCGCGTTGATCCAGCCCGGCGACCGGGTGATCGTGCCCGTGGGCCAGGTCACGCCGCTCGCGCTCCTCTCCGCCCTGGCGGAGCGTGCGGCGACCCCGGGGAGCGGCTTCTCCGCCGAGCGCCCGGTGAAGCTCGTGTGCATGACCAACTACGCCCCGAGCGCCCTCTTCGACGCCGAAGGGCGCATCCAGCCCTACTCGCTCTTCATCGGCCCGAACAGCCGCGCCTCCCTCGCGCAGGGCCTCGGCGACTTCATCCCCGTGATGTTCAGTCGCATCCCGGGGATGATTCGCGAGGGCACGATTCCGTCCGACGTGGCCGTGCTCGAGGTCAGCCCCCCCGACCGCCTCGGCTTCGTGACGCTCGGCCCGACGGCCGGCTTCACGCAGGCCGCGCTCGAGAAGTCGCGCCTGGTCATCGCGCAGGTGAACCGCCACCTCCCCGTGACCCACGGCAAGACGCGCGTGCACGTGAGCCAGCTCGACTACCTCGTGCGGGCCGACGAGGAGATGCCCGCCCCGCACGCGGCCGAGATGACCGGCCTCGACCGGCAGATCGCCGGGCACATCTTCTCGCTCGTGCTGAGCAAGCAGCCGGCCCCGGCCAAGACCGCCCTCGGACGCCTCGTGGAGCGCGCCAAGCGCAAGCTCGGCCTCGGACCCATGCCGTCGTTCCAGTTCGGCATCGGGGCCATCCCCGACGCCGTGGCGCAGATGGCGGCCGAGGCGGCCGGGCTCGAGGCCTGCCGCATTCGTACCGAGCTCATCGGGCCGGGGACGCAGAAGCTCGTCGAGTCGGGGAAGGTGCGCGGCAAGGTGCGCTACACCTTCGGCATGGGCGACGCGGCTTTTCTGCGCTGGGTGCACCAGAACAAGAAGCTCGACGCGCGCCCGGTGGACGAGCTGAACGACCCGGCCCGCATCAGCCGCATCGACCACGTGGTGGCGATCAACAGCGCGCTGAAGGTGGACCTCCTCGGGCAGATCTCGGCGCACCGCGTGGACGGCACCTGGTACAGCGGCGTCGGCGGTCAGCTCGACTTCATGCGCGGCGCGCTACATTCGAAGGGCGGGATGGGGATCATCGCCCTGCGCTCGACGGCGATGGTGCGAGACGGCCAGGGCGGCCGGAAGCGCGAGTCCAAGATCGTCGTCAGCCTGAACGAGGGCGACGCGGTGACGAGCACGATGCACGACGTGAAGTACGTGGTGACCGAGCACGGCGTGGCCGCGCTGGACGGCAAGAGCGCGGTCGAGCGCGCCCGTGCTCTGATCGCCGTCGCGCACCCCGATTTTCGCGCCGAGCTCACCGCCTCGCTGGAGGCGCAGCTGGCCCGGAGCCGCGAGAAGGCCGCCACCCGCGCGGCGCACTGA
- a CDS encoding redoxin domain-containing protein translates to MQLQSLYPKLRSQRVALVPISTDRVEESQKLKEKLGLSFALYSDPRRFTIERWDVADPDSKLALQATFVIAEGGRVAFRHYGPSDDALPGKILGTLERLP, encoded by the coding sequence GTGCAGCTGCAAAGCCTCTACCCCAAGCTCCGCAGCCAGCGCGTCGCGCTCGTGCCGATCAGCACCGACCGCGTCGAGGAGAGCCAGAAGCTGAAGGAGAAGCTCGGGCTCTCGTTCGCGCTCTACAGCGATCCGCGGCGCTTCACGATCGAGCGCTGGGACGTGGCCGACCCCGACTCGAAGCTCGCGCTGCAGGCCACCTTCGTGATCGCCGAAGGGGGGCGCGTGGCGTTCCGGCACTACGGCCCGAGCGACGACGCGCTGCCGGGAAAGATCCTCGGGACGCTCGAGCGGTTGCCGTAG
- a CDS encoding oligopeptide transporter, OPT family yields MSDPHAPGSSDPPAVKPYIPADQVVPEFTAKAIVLGSIFGIIFGAATVYLALKAGLTVSASIPIAVLSIAVFKRLGKSTILENNIVQTIGSAGESIAAGVVFTLPALLFLSGGEQYFRYFQIMILAAVGGILGVLFMVPLRRSLIVKEHGKLPYPEGTACAEVLIVGERGGNLAKRVFAGVYTAIGYKLLMGVFGLWKETPTFQTKPTAAYPNATVSGEITPEYLGVGYIIGPRIASEMVSGGVLSWLVLIPLISLFVPEAQRLADLHALGFDDKWIANHGVAEHIYRAYIRYIGAGAVACAGMITLIKTIPTIVASFRDSIRDLRGGQGGSASRLRTERDMPISVVIVGALALVLILALLPSLPGSFPGSLLMALLVVVFGFFFVTVSSRIVGIIGSSSNPISGMTIATLMGTCLIFVSLKWTSDAHQSVALMVGAIVCIAAANAGATSQDLKTGYLVGATPIKQQIGLVIGVLVSVAVIGGTLLLLDRSVPGELHGIGSAKMPAPQGTLMATIIKALLAQKLPWGPVLVGMFAALMAQLAGAHALSWAVGAYLPISTTAPIWVGGLMKAVADRRRKAPEEGEVGPGMLYATGLVAGGSLAGIAIALLIGFGGSLAKSLDLGHHYYERLGLGGDGIALGAFALLCVLLVRQALSRQES; encoded by the coding sequence ATGTCCGATCCCCACGCTCCCGGGTCCAGCGACCCGCCGGCGGTGAAACCCTACATCCCGGCCGATCAGGTGGTCCCCGAGTTCACCGCCAAGGCCATCGTGCTCGGCTCCATCTTCGGCATCATCTTCGGCGCGGCCACGGTGTACCTGGCGCTCAAGGCCGGCCTCACCGTCTCGGCGTCGATCCCCATCGCCGTCCTCTCCATCGCGGTCTTCAAGCGCCTCGGCAAGAGCACCATCCTCGAGAACAACATCGTGCAGACCATCGGCTCGGCCGGCGAATCGATCGCCGCGGGGGTGGTCTTCACGCTGCCGGCGCTGCTCTTCCTCTCGGGCGGTGAGCAGTACTTCCGCTACTTCCAGATCATGATCCTGGCCGCCGTGGGGGGCATTCTGGGCGTGCTCTTCATGGTGCCGCTCCGACGCAGCTTGATCGTCAAGGAGCACGGCAAGCTCCCTTACCCGGAAGGCACGGCCTGCGCCGAGGTGCTCATCGTCGGCGAGCGGGGCGGGAACCTCGCCAAGCGCGTCTTCGCCGGCGTCTACACCGCCATCGGCTACAAGCTCCTCATGGGGGTCTTCGGCCTCTGGAAGGAGACGCCGACCTTCCAGACCAAGCCCACCGCCGCCTATCCGAATGCCACCGTCTCGGGGGAGATCACTCCCGAGTACCTCGGCGTGGGCTACATCATCGGACCGCGCATCGCCTCCGAGATGGTGTCGGGGGGCGTGCTCTCGTGGCTCGTGCTGATCCCGCTCATCTCCCTCTTCGTCCCCGAGGCGCAGCGCCTCGCCGACCTGCACGCGCTCGGTTTCGACGACAAGTGGATCGCGAACCACGGCGTCGCCGAGCACATCTATCGGGCCTACATTCGCTACATTGGCGCGGGGGCCGTGGCCTGCGCGGGGATGATCACGCTCATCAAGACCATCCCCACCATCGTGGCCTCCTTTCGCGATTCGATCCGCGACCTCCGTGGCGGTCAGGGGGGTAGCGCCTCGCGTCTGCGCACCGAGCGCGACATGCCCATCTCGGTCGTGATCGTCGGAGCGCTCGCGCTGGTCTTGATCCTCGCGCTCCTGCCCAGCCTGCCGGGGTCCTTCCCGGGCTCGCTCCTGATGGCACTCCTGGTGGTGGTCTTCGGCTTCTTCTTCGTCACCGTCTCGAGCCGCATCGTCGGCATCATCGGGAGCTCGTCGAACCCCATCTCCGGGATGACCATTGCCACGCTGATGGGTACCTGCCTGATTTTCGTTTCGCTGAAGTGGACGAGCGACGCGCACCAATCGGTCGCGCTGATGGTCGGCGCCATCGTCTGCATCGCCGCCGCCAACGCGGGCGCGACCTCGCAGGACCTGAAGACCGGCTACCTGGTCGGGGCCACGCCGATCAAGCAGCAGATCGGTCTCGTCATCGGCGTGCTCGTCTCGGTCGCGGTGATCGGCGGCACCTTGCTGCTCCTCGATCGCTCGGTCCCCGGCGAGCTCCACGGCATCGGCTCGGCCAAGATGCCCGCGCCGCAGGGGACGCTGATGGCCACGATCATCAAGGCGCTCCTCGCGCAGAAGCTCCCCTGGGGCCCGGTCCTCGTCGGCATGTTCGCCGCGCTCATGGCGCAGCTCGCCGGCGCGCACGCGCTCTCCTGGGCCGTCGGCGCCTATTTGCCCATCTCCACCACCGCCCCCATCTGGGTCGGCGGCCTGATGAAGGCCGTGGCCGATCGTCGCCGCAAGGCCCCCGAGGAGGGCGAGGTGGGCCCGGGGATGCTCTACGCCACCGGCCTCGTCGCGGGCGGCTCTCTGGCGGGCATCGCGATCGCGCTCCTCATCGGCTTCGGGGGGAGCCTGGCCAAGTCGCTCGACCTCGGTCACCACTACTACGAGCGGCTGGGCCTCGGGGGAGACGGCATCGCCCTCGGGGCCTTCGCGCTCCTCTGCGTGCTCCTCGTGCGGCAGGCCCTCTCGCGGCAAGAAAGCTGA
- a CDS encoding DNA photolyase, protein MRRPEPYADKLARLAPRTLLSTLPPETRAFVERLALRYRFTFQELREVAQAARDLEMWREASLPAWWAQQLDPAPSSDDLRREKQSLLSRLAAHLAQLAAAPNVYPPTPLAGPTLSPLRIVEDTRPGVPAGRCPTHATHTLCCGLHTIDAVAGCSMGCSYCAVQTFGDGTVAVERDLAAKLAALPLDPQRFYHLGTGQASDALAWGNRGHILDALCAFATTHPNVLLELKTKSDNVRYFLEHAAPPNVVPSWSLSTEALAAHEEHRTASVARRLDAARSLCDRGRRVGFHFHPMLEHEGWVAGYRAVAQELVTRFHPDEVLFVSMGSLTMTRSVVQQIRRRGGESKILEQPLVPDALGKWTYPEDLKAALFGTLHDALSAWHGQVPFYLCMEEAPVWTRVFGDSPPSAEAFFSDMYASIQRKLGLPALPPGSFTAAIAPGASATRRNPPPSEVGSSPGSTLLK, encoded by the coding sequence ATGCGCCGCCCCGAGCCCTACGCCGACAAGCTCGCCCGGCTGGCGCCGCGCACGCTCCTCTCGACGCTGCCGCCCGAGACCCGCGCCTTCGTGGAGCGCCTGGCCCTGCGCTACCGCTTCACCTTTCAAGAGCTCCGCGAGGTGGCCCAGGCCGCGCGCGACCTCGAGATGTGGCGCGAGGCCTCGCTGCCGGCCTGGTGGGCGCAACAGCTCGACCCCGCGCCCTCCAGCGACGATCTCCGTCGAGAAAAGCAATCGCTGCTGTCGCGGCTCGCCGCGCACCTGGCCCAGCTCGCCGCGGCGCCGAACGTCTATCCGCCCACGCCGCTCGCGGGGCCCACGCTGTCTCCCCTGCGCATCGTCGAAGACACGCGCCCCGGCGTGCCCGCCGGCCGCTGCCCGACCCACGCCACGCACACCCTCTGCTGCGGCTTGCACACCATCGACGCCGTGGCCGGCTGCTCGATGGGCTGCAGCTACTGCGCGGTGCAGACCTTCGGTGACGGCACTGTCGCGGTGGAACGCGACCTCGCCGCCAAGCTCGCCGCCTTGCCCCTCGACCCGCAGCGCTTCTATCACCTGGGCACGGGCCAGGCCTCGGACGCGCTGGCCTGGGGAAATCGCGGCCACATCCTGGACGCGCTCTGCGCCTTCGCCACCACGCACCCGAACGTGCTCCTCGAGCTGAAGACCAAGTCAGACAACGTTCGCTACTTCCTGGAGCACGCGGCGCCGCCCAACGTCGTGCCGAGCTGGTCGCTCTCGACGGAGGCGCTCGCGGCTCACGAAGAGCACCGCACGGCCTCCGTCGCGCGCCGGCTGGACGCGGCCCGCTCCCTCTGCGACCGCGGTCGCCGGGTCGGCTTCCACTTCCACCCCATGCTGGAGCACGAAGGCTGGGTCGCGGGGTATCGCGCCGTGGCCCAGGAACTCGTCACGCGCTTCCATCCCGACGAGGTGCTCTTCGTCTCGATGGGCAGCCTCACCATGACGCGCAGCGTAGTGCAGCAGATCCGCCGCCGGGGAGGAGAGAGCAAGATCCTCGAGCAGCCGCTGGTCCCCGACGCCCTCGGAAAATGGACCTACCCCGAGGACCTCAAGGCGGCCCTCTTCGGCACGCTCCACGACGCCCTGTCCGCGTGGCACGGGCAGGTGCCCTTCTACCTGTGCATGGAAGAGGCTCCCGTCTGGACCCGCGTCTTCGGCGATTCGCCGCCCTCGGCCGAGGCGTTCTTCTCCGACATGTACGCGAGCATTCAACGAAAGCTTGGATTGCCCGCACTCCCGCCGGGTAGCTTCACCGCGGCCATCGCGCCGGGCGCTAGCGCGACGCGTCGGAATCCGCCGCCCTCCGAAGTTGGCAGCTCCCCTGGCTCCACCCTCCTAAAATAG
- a CDS encoding ketopantoate reductase family protein, giving the protein MGCGGIGGVVAAHLAELGLPVAAVSRNREVVEAVRSQGFRLVGEGGRRNVPGQVHATVPAEAGPFDWVLLATQPTDVESAARQAAPYLSPRARVVCFQNGLCEERVAQILGPEVPVIGGIVAWGATMVEPGVFDRTSSGGFSIGRLDGEADPALAQLATWLEAIGPVQQTGNLTGARWSKLALNCTTSALSTLSGERLGTLVRERYIRRLALEVMSEVVEVARRARVRLEKVAGTLDLEWIALSEEERRQRGSLALASKHAMLLAVGMRYRRLRSSMLRAIERGSAPPIDFLNGEIVARAKRLEVPVPLNAAICDAVWRISRRELVPGRAVLAELFAQSRGAGSSPAL; this is encoded by the coding sequence ATCGGTTGCGGCGGCATCGGGGGCGTCGTGGCCGCCCACCTGGCCGAGCTGGGGCTGCCGGTGGCCGCGGTGTCGCGCAATCGCGAGGTGGTCGAGGCGGTCCGGTCCCAGGGCTTCCGCCTCGTGGGGGAAGGAGGGCGCCGCAACGTGCCCGGGCAGGTCCACGCCACGGTGCCCGCCGAGGCCGGCCCCTTCGACTGGGTGCTGCTGGCCACGCAGCCAACCGACGTGGAAAGCGCGGCGCGCCAGGCCGCACCCTACCTGAGCCCGCGCGCACGCGTGGTCTGCTTTCAGAACGGCCTGTGCGAGGAGCGCGTGGCCCAGATCCTCGGACCCGAGGTGCCCGTGATCGGCGGCATCGTGGCCTGGGGAGCGACGATGGTGGAGCCAGGCGTTTTCGACCGGACCTCCTCGGGGGGCTTCTCCATCGGGCGCCTCGACGGAGAGGCCGACCCGGCGCTGGCGCAGCTCGCCACCTGGCTCGAAGCCATCGGTCCCGTGCAGCAGACGGGCAACCTCACGGGCGCGCGCTGGAGCAAGCTAGCCCTGAACTGCACTACCTCGGCGCTGAGCACGCTGAGCGGCGAGCGGCTCGGCACGCTGGTCCGCGAACGCTACATCCGGCGCCTGGCGCTCGAGGTGATGAGCGAGGTGGTGGAGGTCGCGCGCCGCGCCCGCGTCCGCCTCGAGAAGGTGGCCGGCACGCTCGACCTGGAGTGGATCGCTCTTTCCGAGGAGGAGCGCCGGCAGCGCGGCTCGCTGGCCCTCGCGAGCAAGCACGCCATGCTGCTGGCCGTGGGGATGCGCTACCGGCGGCTGCGCTCGTCCATGCTGCGCGCCATCGAACGCGGCAGCGCACCCCCGATCGATTTTCTGAACGGCGAGATCGTGGCGCGCGCGAAGCGGCTCGAGGTCCCCGTGCCGCTCAACGCGGCCATCTGCGACGCGGTCTGGCGCATCTCCCGGCGCGAGCTGGTCCCCGGTCGTGCGGTGCTGGCCGAGCTCTTCGCGCAATCCCGAGGCGCCGGCTCGAGCCCCGCTCTCTGA
- a CDS encoding CAP domain-containing protein: MAVAGAWGRTEGASNWDSRLDVVPDGKVDHRDFGAVLGNLGCKGTTPSSPVPATGLTGPAGTSGGSGTPDSGTGVPSVIPLDVASSPGWAEFEDLTIVLINQRRAAGASCGGTWYGPVGPLGFNESIRTAARGHSSDMAEKGYFAHEGLDGSTPMQRMLDAGYNGTAFGENIAAGQRTPEEVVTAWMGSPGHCQNIMHPAFRVTGVGYIAAPASPYKHFWTQNFGN, from the coding sequence ATGGCGGTGGCCGGTGCGTGGGGCCGCACCGAGGGGGCCTCCAACTGGGATTCCCGGCTGGACGTGGTTCCCGACGGGAAGGTCGACCATCGGGACTTCGGGGCGGTGCTCGGGAACCTGGGCTGCAAGGGGACGACGCCCAGCAGCCCGGTGCCGGCGACGGGGTTGACGGGTCCCGCGGGGACTTCCGGCGGAAGCGGCACTCCCGATAGCGGTACCGGCGTGCCGTCGGTGATCCCCCTCGACGTGGCCTCTTCGCCCGGCTGGGCCGAGTTCGAAGATCTGACGATCGTGCTCATCAACCAGCGGCGCGCGGCGGGCGCGAGCTGCGGAGGGACGTGGTACGGGCCCGTCGGGCCGCTCGGCTTCAACGAGTCGATCCGCACCGCGGCGCGCGGCCACTCGTCCGACATGGCCGAGAAGGGCTACTTCGCCCACGAAGGGCTCGACGGGTCGACGCCGATGCAGCGCATGCTCGACGCCGGCTACAACGGCACGGCCTTCGGCGAGAACATCGCCGCCGGGCAGCGGACCCCCGAGGAGGTGGTGACGGCCTGGATGGGGAGCCCGGGGCATTGCCAGAACATCATGCACCCGGCCTTCCGCGTGACGGGGGTGGGCTACATCGCGGCGCCCGCGTCTCCCTACAAGCACTTCTGGACGCAGAACTTCGGCAACTGA
- a CDS encoding DUF4388 domain-containing protein: protein MGKPTILLVDGDARNRRVLEVSLRKAGFLVTSAGSGPEALETLELAEPDLIISDTDLPGLDGFGLCERLKQDKRWAHIPLFILTNRRSVEDKIRGLELGVEEYLFKPIFIKEIVIRIKMLLQRRQRETISARDGRTTFSGDLSDMAVVDLIQTLELGRKSGIIHFRNEAGRRGAIYFRGGKVIDAELGLLQGEAAVYRLLIWNDGQFQVEFKTIRRKEAIQQSNQVLLMEGMRRVDEWGRLLEQLPRLESVFEVDFVQLADRLGEIPDEVNAVIRLFDGRRSLLQVVDDSPFGDLEALGIVSKLYFEGLIYDVAGAPTRPDVAMAEPWYRVATPAAGDGDDEDDEGFPPEEGSADAFARALQREAARPSSPDGTDLATTLPGFEPAGPPGPREETNGGSGLQASVNGRAVVGKVPVVSVAMGAASRRPTQRMHSQVSPLPTSDDAPRASLASPFPGDDDRSSVSGETGSLSTTVVRGGAASRFVDEDLGTSRSSLSVASTAALENAARPDENEQGPPRPSAAVDEPEPPEAELEFVPAAASGEAAPEEAKTQAQPSRAEAELDAWLAEPPKAKGQEPAADASTGTEREWTGGHVIPFPAPQAASAASSPPPREVPAPAAVPPAPPTPPEVPARPVEATHAAVERAAAESSRRAGKGSSSEASIDVRDEEFFASEYQVDGLTEDHDHVGPHRPGHARRWVAVGAVLVAGFAGLVYYVNSRTPAPPPGPARAFLIARDAAPRTSSPKLASASARSDRGLSPAGGDARSLAVAPASDARPAEAPTSAPTAAPSSQAVAAAPATRDAAVPNPGKAGPAPVEGSSDGASTYDALLAQAQAALKKRRLTQAQKLLSQAVAENARGWEALQELALLALDRGQLKAALELARRTEAVRPEAPYAQLVIGSVLQEQGKPAEARTAYERFLSLCPDCRHAGEIRAFLKGR, encoded by the coding sequence TTGGGCAAACCCACCATACTGCTCGTCGACGGGGACGCGCGCAACCGCCGCGTGCTCGAGGTCAGTCTGCGCAAAGCCGGCTTCCTCGTCACCTCGGCGGGAAGCGGCCCGGAAGCGCTCGAGACGCTCGAGCTCGCGGAGCCCGACCTCATCATCTCGGATACCGACCTGCCCGGGCTGGACGGCTTCGGCCTCTGCGAGCGGCTCAAGCAGGATAAGCGCTGGGCACACATCCCGCTCTTCATCCTGACCAACCGTCGTTCGGTAGAGGACAAGATCCGCGGGCTCGAGCTGGGCGTCGAGGAGTACCTCTTCAAGCCGATCTTCATCAAAGAGATCGTCATCCGCATCAAGATGCTCCTGCAGCGCCGCCAACGAGAGACCATCTCGGCGCGCGACGGACGCACGACCTTCAGCGGCGACCTCTCGGACATGGCGGTCGTGGACCTCATCCAGACGCTCGAGCTCGGGCGCAAGTCCGGAATCATCCACTTCCGCAACGAAGCCGGTCGCCGCGGCGCGATCTACTTCCGCGGCGGCAAGGTGATCGACGCCGAGCTCGGACTCCTTCAGGGAGAGGCCGCGGTCTACCGCCTGCTCATCTGGAACGACGGCCAGTTCCAGGTGGAGTTCAAGACCATCCGCCGCAAGGAGGCCATCCAGCAGTCGAACCAGGTGCTGCTGATGGAAGGGATGCGGCGCGTGGACGAGTGGGGACGCCTGCTCGAGCAGCTACCGCGCCTGGAGTCGGTCTTCGAGGTCGATTTCGTGCAGCTCGCCGACCGACTGGGAGAGATCCCCGACGAGGTGAACGCCGTGATCCGGCTCTTCGACGGGCGCCGGAGCCTGCTCCAGGTGGTCGACGACAGTCCCTTCGGTGACCTCGAGGCGCTCGGCATCGTGAGCAAGCTCTACTTCGAAGGGCTGATCTACGACGTGGCGGGGGCCCCCACGCGCCCCGACGTGGCGATGGCCGAGCCCTGGTACCGCGTCGCCACGCCGGCCGCGGGAGACGGAGACGACGAGGACGACGAGGGCTTTCCCCCGGAGGAGGGGAGCGCCGATGCCTTCGCGCGCGCGCTGCAGCGCGAGGCCGCCCGCCCCTCGTCTCCCGACGGGACCGACCTGGCCACGACGCTGCCCGGGTTCGAGCCGGCCGGCCCCCCGGGCCCGCGAGAGGAGACGAACGGCGGGTCGGGCCTGCAGGCCAGCGTGAACGGTCGCGCGGTGGTCGGCAAGGTCCCCGTCGTGAGCGTCGCGATGGGCGCGGCCTCGCGGCGGCCCACGCAGAGGATGCACTCGCAGGTCTCGCCACTTCCCACGAGCGACGATGCGCCCCGGGCCTCGTTGGCTTCCCCGTTCCCGGGGGACGACGACCGTTCCTCCGTGAGCGGCGAGACCGGAAGCCTCTCCACGACGGTGGTGCGTGGCGGCGCAGCCTCCCGTTTCGTCGACGAGGACCTCGGAACGTCGCGCTCGTCTCTCTCCGTGGCGAGCACCGCGGCCCTCGAGAACGCCGCGCGGCCCGACGAGAATGAGCAGGGCCCGCCGCGGCCGAGCGCGGCCGTCGACGAGCCCGAACCCCCGGAGGCCGAACTCGAGTTCGTCCCGGCCGCCGCGTCCGGCGAAGCCGCGCCCGAGGAGGCCAAGACTCAAGCCCAGCCGAGCCGGGCCGAGGCCGAGCTGGACGCGTGGCTCGCCGAGCCCCCGAAGGCCAAGGGACAGGAGCCGGCGGCGGACGCTTCGACGGGCACGGAACGGGAGTGGACCGGGGGGCACGTCATCCCCTTCCCCGCTCCGCAGGCAGCCTCGGCAGCCAGTAGCCCGCCACCGCGCGAGGTGCCCGCTCCCGCGGCCGTTCCTCCCGCGCCCCCTACCCCTCCCGAGGTCCCTGCCCGCCCGGTCGAGGCCACGCACGCGGCCGTGGAACGCGCCGCCGCCGAGTCCTCTCGTCGCGCCGGAAAAGGAAGCAGCAGCGAAGCGTCCATCGACGTGCGAGACGAGGAGTTCTTCGCCTCGGAGTACCAGGTCGACGGGCTCACCGAGGACCACGACCACGTCGGGCCTCACCGGCCTGGCCACGCCCGCCGCTGGGTGGCCGTGGGGGCCGTGCTCGTGGCCGGCTTCGCGGGGCTCGTCTATTACGTCAACAGCCGCACGCCCGCACCCCCTCCGGGTCCGGCGCGCGCATTTCTCATCGCGCGCGACGCCGCACCGCGAACCTCCTCCCCGAAGCTCGCCTCCGCCTCCGCGCGGAGCGACCGCGGCCTCTCGCCAGCCGGTGGCGACGCCCGCTCCCTGGCCGTCGCGCCCGCGAGCGACGCGCGCCCTGCCGAAGCTCCGACCTCGGCCCCCACCGCTGCGCCCTCCTCGCAGGCCGTGGCTGCCGCCCCCGCGACGCGCGACGCGGCCGTCCCGAACCCCGGGAAGGCCGGGCCCGCCCCGGTGGAGGGCAGCAGCGACGGAGCCTCGACCTACGACGCGCTCCTCGCGCAGGCCCAGGCCGCCCTGAAGAAGCGCCGGTTGACCCAGGCGCAGAAGCTCCTCTCCCAGGCCGTCGCCGAAAACGCACGCGGCTGGGAAGCGCTGCAGGAACTCGCGCTGCTCGCGCTCGACCGTGGGCAGCTCAAGGCCGCACTCGAGCTGGCCCGACGGACCGAGGCTGTCCGGCCAGAGGCCCCCTACGCCCAGCTCGTGATCGGCTCGGTCCTGCAGGAGCAGGGCAAGCCCGCCGAGGCCCGCACGGCCTACGAACGCTTCCTCTCCCTCTGCCCGGATTGCCGACACGCGGGCGAGATTCGGGCTTTCCTCAAGGGGCGCTAG